The DNA sequence TGCCAGTCTTCGCGGGTAAGCCCCACAACGGCTTGTTGTCCTTCCTGAACCATCGGATAATAGCGTAAGACCTTTGTCAAATGTTCTATCCCTTTTTTCTGATGCAGATTTACATCCATAAAAACAAATAGTTAAGTGGTTAATTATTCTGTGAGACGTCGCATTGAGTTTGGATTATGTTACGACGTAATTGCAGCCAATTCAACAAGAGGGTATAATTTTACAGGAATACCTTTTCCCAATTGGGGTTGTCTATTGCAATACCTGTATTCCGAATATCTTTATGGGACATAAGCAACCACAAAGCCTACACTGCTCGAAATGGTTTTTGCCGTGGCAACGAGAAGGCACTTTCCGCATTGGCTACGCACGGATCACAAGGTCATTCCCCCACAACCTAATAACGACCAGCATAATAATACCCTCAATACCCACAAACGAAAACGTTTTCTCCGGCATGGTTTCGGCATGCGCAAGTGCGTCACCAAAAAAAACAAACTCCTATAACGATGGGTAAAAGAAACCTTTTTCAAGAACGGGTTAAGAAAAAGCCATATACTTATCTTCAAATAACTTAAGAAAAACGTAAAGACGAGTAAGTCAGTACATAAAAGTGTATTTGGTGTATGGGCATGAAGTAGGCCCAAGGCTATAGCTCTGTGCTTCTCTCTATACCTCTTGGCAGCCCTATTCAACGGGCCAATGTTTATTACTACAGTGTTGCGCCCCCTTATTGCCTATCTATATGCTAAGTAATTATAAAACAAACAACTAGATAAAGGATGACATGAAACAAGAAACGTATCTTGGTGATCCGAATGACCAAGGAACGATACTGCTTTATCGGCTTTTTACCACCCGTATTACCTTTCTAAGTGGGGTGTTTTGCCCTGAATCTACTCGTACTTCCAACAGATAAACGCCATTGGGTATTTCCGGAGATAAGTCAAAGGTTTGTTGTCCGGCAGGCTGAAGGGTTTTCGTCTGATAGATCATGCGCCCCAATACGTCGTAGAGGGTGAGTTTTAGCTGTCCGGCATAAGGCATGGTCACCGGAACGTGTACGGTGTGGCTAAATGGATTAGGAAAAGCGGACGAGACCGTAAAGGCAAGCGGTTGTTCGTCGTGTTTAGAGGCCGTGAGGTAGGCTTTCCCGGGCGTAGGCTTGTTTCTCAGGGTCCAATTACCCGTTCCATCCGGCTCACGACCAAAGGAGACATCGGCGGTTTGCGGACCGAAGGTTAGGGCATCCATCATGATAAACGTGCTGCCTTCTTTTTTAGCCAAGGAAAGGTATTCACCACTTTTACTAAGTTTAAAATTGGCATGAAACGCGCCTTGTGTCCGGTCTTCATCTGCGAAAATCAGGAGATAACGGCTTTGAGGTCCCAGTTGCGTGGTGGGAATCGGCCATTTATCGGGTCGTGCGGGATCATCCGAGAGGTAATAATTTTCCAGCGAAAACGGAAGGTCTCCGACATAATACAACTCTACCCAGTCCTCGAATTGTCCGGCTTCGTCGGGAATGGTTTTGGTATTTTCAGCCATGAATTCATTCAGGACAATCGGTGAAGTCAATACCGCAACGGTCTTGGTTTGAGCAGGTGCGCCCGGAGGATACGTACTCACCCCCAGCCGCCCGTCATCGGCCTCGATATACCACGATAGGCTTCCCGTCTGACCCATCGCCGGAATGGTGACGGAATATGAACCATCGCCAGCGACGGCGTCGCCCTGGGTTCCGTCGTCACGCATCTGGAGTGCCGCTTCGGCTCCACCATTAAAACGGTAGGCGAGGGTAAGGGTAGGGTTTGGCTGGTCGTCTTCCACTTGAATCTGCACGACTAGGGGCATATTGGGCGATAAGACCGAGGCCGATTGTTTGGGATAACGCAAAATGGGTGGGATATTGGTGAAGGAAATCTGGCCCAAGGCACTGTTGTATCGTGTAGTGAGGTAAGGCTTAAGCCCATATTTAACATGTCCCCCTATAGCTTGGTCGTAGGATTTTGTAAAGGACGTAATATCCCAATTCCAGTCTAATAAACGGTAGGAATCTGTCAATGCCGCATCTACATTCATATTATACAAGCGGTTAATTTCGGGGTCTAAGGTTCCGGGTTTCGTCAGGTTGGTCAGGATTTGCTTTAAATAATACAAGTAGCGATACCGAAACGCATCCACCTTCAGAAGCCTCGTAACCAAGGGCCGTGCCTCGGATTGGTTGCCCCAAGCATTTACATTGCGGTTGCCCCAGTCTTGGCTCACAAAGTCTATCCCAAAAGTGTTATCGTAATCATAGGGAATCCACTCGAACAATCCTGTATCTTGGTTTTTATATAGGTAATAATTATTCTTAAGCCACCAGTAGTTGTCCCATCCACCAACAGCCACATCCATTGCCAGCACTTTGAGGAAGCCATCTACATTAAAAACCTTTTGGATTTCCACTGGGAAAGCGGCATCGGAGGTCTGGGTAATGGTCCGGACGAGGTCGCGAAAGTCGGTGTAGTCATCGGCAACATTATTGGTTTCTAACTCATAGGTTCTACGGCCACCAGAAGTGAATTTGTATGCATTCGGATCCGAGCCTCGCCAGGCCAAATCGGCAGGCCAGAGGCACTTATACAAATTTCCATTGTTGTTACCAAAGCGGGATTGAACAAACTCCTCGTCTATGTTTTCCACATTCAGGTATAGGCCATAGTACGTTCCATTAATAAACACCCTTACATGGTTGGCACGTGAGGCCGCCACCCCAAATTGTCGAAAGAGGTTCCATGCCAACTTTGCACGGATGATCGAGGGGTCGTTGTGTTCACCGTTTAGGTTGAGTTTTTCTAAGCCATACCATTTCCGGCCTTTTTG is a window from the Bacteroidetes Order II. bacterium genome containing:
- a CDS encoding CotH kinase family protein, coding for MKFFYALLCALLLPLIVFTQPRFPEPGFVFDDTSLPRIDLTLSPDSLRMAETNVTSDKEYVALFQFTRRGVIEQVENVGFRVRGNTSRNAQKKSWKISFNTFQKGRKWYGLEKLNLNGEHNDPSIIRAKLAWNLFRQFGVAASRANHVRVFINGTYYGLYLNVENIDEEFVQSRFGNNNGNLYKCLWPADLAWRGSDPNAYKFTSGGRRTYELETNNVADDYTDFRDLVRTITQTSDAAFPVEIQKVFNVDGFLKVLAMDVAVGGWDNYWWLKNNYYLYKNQDTGLFEWIPYDYDNTFGIDFVSQDWGNRNVNAWGNQSEARPLVTRLLKVDAFRYRYLYYLKQILTNLTKPGTLDPEINRLYNMNVDAALTDSYRLLDWNWDITSFTKSYDQAIGGHVKYGLKPYLTTRYNSALGQISFTNIPPILRYPKQSASVLSPNMPLVVQIQVEDDQPNPTLTLAYRFNGGAEAALQMRDDGTQGDAVAGDGSYSVTIPAMGQTGSLSWYIEADDGRLGVSTYPPGAPAQTKTVAVLTSPIVLNEFMAENTKTIPDEAGQFEDWVELYYVGDLPFSLENYYLSDDPARPDKWPIPTTQLGPQSRYLLIFADEDRTQGAFHANFKLSKSGEYLSLAKKEGSTFIMMDALTFGPQTADVSFGREPDGTGNWTLRNKPTPGKAYLTASKHDEQPLAFTVSSAFPNPFSHTVHVPVTMPYAGQLKLTLYDVLGRMIYQTKTLQPAGQQTFDLSPEIPNGVYLLEVRVDSGQNTPLRKVIRVVKSR